CCGATCTCGCCGCCCTGGCTGATGGCGCCCAGCACATTGACGGGCTGGCTTTGCTCCAGGTAGGCGCGTCCTTGCGGGCTCAGGTTGGTGGCGTTGCCGCCGCCCTGTTCGATGAAGCGGGCCACTTCGCCCTGTACTTGCCGGAACACGCTGCCAAAGCCGCCGCTGGAGGCCGTGGATTCGGTGGCGCGCATATTGCTCTGCACGGCATGGGTCGCCGCCGTCGATGGCGTCGCCGCCGTGGCGCGGGTGGTCAGGAAATCAGCCTGGCGCATACGTATCTTCCTCGCCATGCAGCACGCGCTGCATGATGCTGTACTGCTCTGTTAATAAATCGCTGTTGCGGGCATTCAGGCGCTTGCATTCGAGCACCATCTGCTCGAGCGCGGCCCAGTCGCGCTGGGCGGTGGCACGCGCGTCTTCTTGTAACAGCGCAAACAATTGGGGCATGTCGCCTTGCGGGCCCAGCAGGGCGGTGACGAGACTGACACGCTGGCGGCGGCGTGCGTCGAGTGGCTCGACGGCGGCGACGAGCTGGTCGGCCAGCGCCGTCAGCCGGGTGCTCTGGTGGTGCAAGGTGGCCTGAAATTGCTCTTCCAATAAGGTTTGCAGCGCGGCATAGCCGGCGCGGTCATCCGTCATGCCTTGCAGCACGCGGCGCACGGCTTCCTGGCGCGTGATGCCCTTGCGCGGCGCGGTCACGATTCGCCGCCGTGGAAACGCTGGATCAGGCCCGCCAGTTTCGATGGATCGAACGGCAACTCGCCCTTGGCCAGCGCATCGCGCAGCATGGCCACTCTTTCATGGTCGATCTCGGGCATG
This window of the Janthinobacterium agaricidamnosum genome carries:
- the flgN gene encoding flagellar export chaperone FlgN, translated to MTAPRKGITRQEAVRRVLQGMTDDRAGYAALQTLLEEQFQATLHHQSTRLTALADQLVAAVEPLDARRRQRVSLVTALLGPQGDMPQLFALLQEDARATAQRDWAALEQMVLECKRLNARNSDLLTEQYSIMQRVLHGEEDTYAPG